From the genome of Chionomys nivalis chromosome 9, mChiNiv1.1, whole genome shotgun sequence:
CGTTTGCACCTAGCCCGCCGGAGCTTCATCATCCAAAACATTCCAGGCTTTTGGGTCACTGCTTTTCTGAACCACCCACAGCTATCAACCATGATCAGCCCTAGGGATGAAGACATGCTTGGCTATCTGATGAATTTGGAGGTGAGGGAGCTCAGACACACCAGAACAGGTTGCAAGTTCAAGTTCCTGTTTGGAAGCAACCCCTACTTCCAAAATGAGACGATAGTGAAGGAGTATGAGTGTAGACCTTCAGGCCGGGTGGTGTCCAAGGCTACTCGCATCCGCTGGCACCGAGGCCAGGAACCCCCGGCCTTGGTGCACAGGAACCGCGACACCATGCGAAGCTTCTTCAGCTGGTTTTCACAGCATAGCCTTGTAGAAACTGACAGGGTGGCCCAGATCATTAAAGATGACCTGTGGCCCAACCCTTTGCAGTACTACTTACTGGGGCAAAGGCCCTGCAGAGCTAGACCAGGCTTTGCAAGGTGGTCACCAGAGGCTCTGCATAGGCCTTATGGATTCCAGTCTGGCTAAGTCCTGCTCCAGTACATGCCGCCTACATAGGACTACTCCTCTGCCGGCGAACCTACCTGTGTCCATGCCAGAGCGCAGCTGTTTGCTTCCTCTCCTGTGAATTCTGGCTCTTCAGTGTGTTTGGTGGACTCAGGGCCAAGGTTGTGACATTGTGTGATCTCATATGCCACTGCACTTATAGTGGGCACCCAACGCTATGGACTTGTACTACCATCCGGTTGCGTGGCCTGGATCCACCTGTAAAACATGGCCTTTCTACTCACGTGACACCATTACCTACAGGGCTTCACAAGGCCCAGAGCCTGTTTGAGGCCTAGTGCTCCAAAGCTACAATATGCTGGGCTTCGCAGCCGTGCCGTCGGTCCCAAGCTGAAGCTCATCACCTAAGAGGAAGCACGTGTGGTCCTGGCAGTCAACCAGACTTGGATAGCCCATGGCTCCAGGACCACAGAGCAGTTCCTATCCTCTGGACTGTTGGGCATCTGCAACCTGGGCAGCCAGATGATCAGACATGGGTGAGGCCCAGGGCCTGAAGCAATGGCCGGCGCATTGTCGTGATCAGTACTGTTCTTCGTATCCTATGTGTGTCCCTCTCATAGACTGCTGTTGGCTTGTGAAAACCCACGTTGTGCCCCACCCATGCCTGGCCGTAGCCTTTCTGAGGAGCTTTGCCTAGCCCACCATCATCCCTGCTGCCCTCTCTCAGGTCTGTAAGGGCCCCTTGTTAATATAGCGAGAGAGCTCCTAATTCCAGAGACTGCACCGGGCTGGCATAGCTGGGCATATCTGGGCATGTGCTCAAGGTAGAAGCCTTCCTACCTGAAGCCTCACTTGTAGACCTACACAGAAGCCAGACCCTTTGTCAGTTTCTCCTTCACCTACCTGTTTTTAAGCTGCTAGGTTGTAGGTGCTGGAGAGGGGCTTTCTGGCCATGTGGTTTTTACACTGGCATAGGTCTCACATGGTTTTTAATAGGCCATCTCTGAAATGAATAACTGAAGAAGAATTTTCCAAATAGCTAAGGAGACACTTTGTTGAATCCGCCTGTCTCCAGAGAGGGGGCCCTGTCTTATGAATTACCAGTGCTCTCTGCCCCCTTGCCCTTGCAAGGCTTAGAATAGTCACAGTGTACAGTGCAGGGCTGGGACAGGACAGCCAATCACTTCATTTtacactgtgttcttttaaacccttccttctttgcctcccccaccccttgtGGGTTTATAGATAAAAGAGGCTAAACTGCTCTGCCCCTCCAGGTTGTCTCTGTCTCACAAAAGGCCTTCCTTTCTGCTCCCTAGGACTTGGAGACAGAAAATAATGGGGATGGACAACCCTCAGTCTTTGCTAGCTTgcaccctgcctgcctgccttccttccttccttttttcctttctctcctttgatTCACCAATATATTTTGTAAATTAGAAGAGAAACATAATACTGTCACTTTTGGGGTGTTTTCTGATCCAGTTATGAGCTTGTATGGGCAGAAAGTTAATGTGTTCTTCGTTTTGCACCTTTTGAGTAAGACCCTGCATCTCCTCTGCTCTTACTGGACGACTAAGCTGTACAGGCCTGCTTGTGTTTCGTTGAGGACGCCTCTGTAACTGCTCTGTGCCACTTGGACATTTGTGACTATTCACAGTTGTTATCGAGTTGTGGCTTGGTGCCGTAGAGTTTGAATCTGGTAATTTTGTAGAACTTAATGCTGGGCATTGTTGCTGTGTTCTGTGAGAATAACCCCCAGAAGGAACCTGGAACCCAGCATCTTCTGGGCCCTGCAGACCATATTGTAACAAACATTTTTGTTTCCAGATGGAGAAATGTTCCTAGGTTACTTTGTGTAGTCAGAAGAGGGTTTGTGGCACTTTATCTGCAACGTGGTGATAAAGAATAAAAACCTTTTGATCTAGGGAAATTAGACCATGTTGTTCCCTCCTCTAAAAGCTTCTATTCATGAACAGGCAGACACAGGAACCTCCCAGCCCTTATCACAGCTGCCCAAGCCCTGCCTTTGCCGACCCTTGTGGCCTCTCCACCACCTCCCTCAGTTCATTGGTTTCTCTcgcttcccccaacacacacacacacacacgcacacacacacatatgcacacacacatatgcacacacacatgcacacacacatatgcacatacacatatgcacacacacatgcacacacacacacaccttgctacTCCTGGGAAGCTTCAGAAGTGTCCATATTCAGGATTTTGCACTagcttttccctctttctggaaTTTTTCTTCAGATATGGGCCTGGTTCCTTCAATTTATTCAAGTCTCAAATACCCTCTCTTTCTTACACCCAC
Proteins encoded in this window:
- the LOC130882102 gene encoding putative testis-specific Y-encoded-like protein 3, which produces MADQEIGVLELAVHPPPGQEQDVRLIPASSVPGAGAHGSSDPTASPGTTLPAPENTGEAPTSSVLNPEGCMQGWRTQVGTGGKAQEVTTEEATVAAEKPVEVGEKLECVAEAQANLGILDLGALIVDPLEAIQWELEVMSAQADGAGAYLPLERRFGRMRRLHLARRSFIIQNIPGFWVTAFLNHPQLSTMISPRDEDMLGYLMNLEVRELRHTRTGCKFKFLFGSNPYFQNETIVKEYECRPSGRVVSKATRIRWHRGQEPPALVHRNRDTMRSFFSWFSQHSLVETDRVAQIIKDDLWPNPLQYYLLGQRPCRARPGFARWSPEALHRPYGFQSG